The window TATCCTGAGAGTACCCTCTATACATGTGGAGCATGTGGAAGAGAGTTTTGGTTCAGTGTGAACCTTTACCAGCACCAGGAGGAGCACAGTAGAGAAAAGCCCTTCAGATGGGACAAAGACAGGGACTCATTTGTGGAACACTCTATAGTCCATCTGTCAGAGAAGCCTTTCACTTGTGGGGAAGATGGTGAGGATGCCTTGGACAGCCATGACCTCTTCCAGCATCCAGCCATTGAGAGCAGTGGGAAGCCATACAGAAGCACAGAGTGCAGGAAGGCCTTTTCACACAGTTCTAATCTTGAGCAGCTCTTAGAAGTCCATTCCACCCAGGACCTCTTCAAGTGCAACGACTGTGGAAAAGTCTTTCAGAAGAGCTCCACCCTCCTCAACCACCTGAGAATTCATTCTGAAGAGACACTGTTTAGATGCCCAACAGTTGAAAATTCCTTAGAGGAGAAATCAACCCTTGTTAATCACCAAAAATGTCATAATGAAGAGACATGTCATGTATGTAAAGAGTGTGAGAAGACCTTCAGTCACCCTTCTAAACTGAGGAAGCACCAGAAATTTCACACTGGAGTAAAACATTATAAGTGCAATGACTGTGGGAAAACCTTCAGCCACAAACTCACACTTGTTCATCACCAGCGAATTCATACAGGAGAAAGACCTtatgagtgcagtgaatgtgggaaagcctttaatAACAGGTCACACCTCACTCGACATGAGaaagttcacactggagaaaggccttTTGAGTGCAGCAAATGTGGAAGAGCCTTCAGCCAAAGCTCTAATTTCCTTCGACACCAGAAAGTTCACACCCAAGTAAGACCATATGAGTGCAATCAATGTGGTAAAGCCTTCAGCCGTAGCTCTGCTCTCATTCAACACTggagagttcacactggagaaaggccttatgagtgcAGCGAGTGTGGAAGAGCTTTTAATAATAACTCCAACCTTGCTCAGCACCAGAAAGTTCACACTGGAGAACGGCCTTttgagtgcag is drawn from Felis catus isolate Fca126 chromosome E2, F.catus_Fca126_mat1.0, whole genome shotgun sequence and contains these coding sequences:
- the ZNF132 gene encoding zinc finger protein 132 isoform X5, with translation MLQVRIPTANPSTQKADTCDMCGPFLKDILHLDEHQRTYPESTLYTCGACGREFWFSVNLYQHQEEHSREKPFRWDKDRDSFVEHSIVHLSEKPFTCGEDGEDALDSHDLFQHPAIESSGKPYRSTECRKAFSHSSNLEQLLEVHSTQDLFKCNDCGKVFQKSSTLLNHLRIHSEETLFRCPTVENSLEEKSTLVNHQKCHNEETCHVCKECEKTFSHPSKLRKHQKFHTGVKHYKCNDCGKTFSHKLTLVHHQRIHTGERPYECSECGKAFNNRSHLTRHEKVHTGERPFECSKCGRAFSQSSNFLRHQKVHTQVRPYECNQCGKAFSRSSALIQHWRVHTGERPYECSECGRAFNNNSNLAQHQKVHTGERPFECSECGRDFSQSSHLLRHQKVHTGERPFECSECGKAFSNSSTLIQHQKVHTGQRPYECSECRKAFSRSSSLIQHWRIHTGERPYECSECGKAFAHSSSLIEHWRVHTRERPYECSECGKFFSQNSILIKHQKVHTGERPYQCSECGKFFSRKSSLIYHWRVHTGERPYECSECGRAFSNNSHLVRHQRVHTRERPYECSQCGKAFSERSTLVRHQIVHTRERTYECGHCGKIFSRLCNLAQHKRIHT